One window of the Syntrophorhabdaceae bacterium genome contains the following:
- a CDS encoding radical SAM protein translates to MILLIHPPATKPCEPPAGITQLAGALGSHGIPYGLLDANLEGMLYQLEAPVDAFDTWTRRAKKNASSHLNSLRNLSFYGRFDRYKRAVLDLNRLLEKSATDKDLRISLADYEDRSLSPTRTDDLLSAAEHPEKNPFYPYFSQRLPDVIEKGQYGYIGVSLSFLSQALSGFAMIGFVKRRFPALKIIIGGGLVTSWMKRATFRNSFGGLIDYMVSGPGEEALLNILGKTGHGRARSRPAYGFLHSQKYLAPGFIMPYSSSSGCYWGKCAFCPEKAEGNRYEQLPARVVTPELIGLVEALRPALIHLTDNAVSPAVLRGFAENPPGAPWYGFARVTDCLTDPDFCVALKRSGCVMLKLGVESGNQDVLDAMHKGNDVSTTSRALRALSNAGIATYVYLLFGTPWESEDKARRTLDFTVKHSACIDFLNVAIFNLPRLSPESFDLVQTDFYEGDLSLYTNFVHPHGWTRRNVRSFVEREFRQHSAIKPIVLRQPPLFTSNHAPFFCRAMNPLLSEPVRIDGEFA, encoded by the coding sequence ATGATCCTGCTCATCCACCCTCCAGCGACAAAACCATGCGAACCACCTGCAGGTATAACTCAACTTGCCGGCGCGCTCGGCTCGCATGGCATACCGTACGGACTGCTCGATGCCAACCTTGAAGGGATGCTCTATCAGCTCGAGGCGCCGGTAGATGCGTTCGATACGTGGACGCGCCGGGCCAAAAAGAATGCTTCTTCACACCTCAATTCGCTGAGAAATCTCAGTTTCTATGGGAGGTTCGACAGATATAAACGGGCGGTGCTCGACCTCAACCGACTCCTGGAGAAGTCGGCGACGGATAAGGATCTTCGCATATCGCTCGCCGACTACGAAGACCGGTCTTTGTCGCCGACAAGAACAGACGATTTACTCTCTGCCGCGGAGCACCCCGAAAAAAACCCTTTTTACCCTTACTTCTCTCAACGTCTCCCGGACGTGATTGAGAAGGGGCAATATGGCTACATAGGCGTCTCACTCTCCTTTTTAAGCCAGGCGCTCTCCGGCTTTGCCATGATCGGGTTCGTGAAGAGAAGATTTCCCGCGTTAAAGATCATCATTGGAGGCGGTCTTGTCACATCGTGGATGAAGAGAGCTACCTTCAGGAATAGCTTCGGTGGCCTGATAGACTACATGGTCTCCGGCCCGGGGGAGGAGGCGCTCCTCAATATTCTCGGTAAGACGGGCCATGGACGCGCCCGCTCGCGGCCTGCCTATGGCTTTCTACACTCCCAAAAATATCTTGCCCCCGGGTTCATCATGCCGTATAGCAGCTCATCGGGATGTTACTGGGGGAAGTGCGCCTTCTGTCCTGAGAAGGCCGAAGGCAATAGATACGAGCAGCTACCCGCCCGTGTGGTGACACCCGAGCTTATAGGCCTCGTCGAGGCGTTAAGACCGGCCCTCATACACCTGACCGACAACGCCGTGAGTCCTGCAGTATTGAGGGGATTTGCCGAAAACCCTCCGGGTGCGCCCTGGTATGGTTTTGCCAGGGTCACTGATTGTCTTACCGATCCTGATTTCTGCGTGGCCCTCAAACGTTCGGGCTGTGTCATGCTGAAACTGGGGGTTGAATCCGGGAACCAGGATGTGCTCGATGCCATGCACAAGGGAAACGATGTCTCAACCACATCACGGGCGCTACGAGCACTGTCCAATGCCGGTATCGCCACCTATGTCTACCTTCTCTTCGGCACCCCCTGGGAATCCGAAGATAAGGCGCGAAGAACTCTCGATTTTACGGTTAAGCACAGCGCCTGCATCGACTTTCTCAATGTCGCGATCTTCAACCTTCCCCGTTTAAGCCCCGAATCTTTCGACCTTGTGCAAACGGATTTCTATGAGGGCGATCTTTCGTTGTATACGAATTTTGTTCATCCGCACGGATGGACGAGACGTAATGTGAGGAGTTTCGTTGAGAGAGAATTCAGACAGCATTCTGCCATCAAGCCCATCGTGCTCAGGCAGCCGCCCTTATTCACGTCGAATCATGCGCCTTTCTTTTGCCGCGCCATGAATCCTCTTTTGAGTGAGCCCGTCCGTATTGACGGCGAATTTGCATAG
- a CDS encoding prenyltransferase/squalene oxidase repeat-containing protein, which produces MDKAQSHILSTQDESGGWSRLKGEFPYETEPTSWAVKVLSMNRTGADKIEKGVRFILQDQKPDGSWNNNAAHTAFAIIALSETGEGPEAVKKAIAYLKGAEQNGGGFQRVAGVGEPTTLHTASALFAFKAAGLDPDEPSVKKAVGWLKGSQNEDGGYGMFRGSPSTALGTTRSLTALRMYLVKSSEPYVAHGIAWLLSTRKESGGFSMMPASVEDPEITAYVIMALNGLTEYRKYLDNALDYLEGAQQADGSYTSATPIQFDNKPKKNTQTACFVAWALLEMK; this is translated from the coding sequence GTGGATAAGGCGCAGAGCCACATCCTGTCCACGCAGGACGAGAGCGGGGGATGGTCAAGACTTAAGGGAGAATTTCCTTACGAAACGGAGCCCACGAGCTGGGCCGTGAAGGTCCTTTCCATGAACAGGACCGGCGCCGATAAAATTGAGAAAGGCGTTCGATTCATCCTTCAGGACCAGAAACCGGATGGGAGTTGGAACAATAACGCCGCGCATACCGCCTTCGCAATCATTGCGCTTAGCGAAACAGGCGAGGGCCCAGAGGCGGTGAAAAAGGCCATAGCGTATCTCAAGGGGGCCGAGCAAAATGGCGGTGGGTTCCAGCGGGTCGCGGGCGTTGGCGAACCCACCACACTTCACACGGCGAGCGCGCTCTTTGCTTTCAAGGCAGCGGGGCTTGACCCTGACGAGCCATCTGTGAAAAAGGCCGTGGGCTGGCTTAAGGGTTCCCAGAACGAGGATGGCGGCTATGGCATGTTCAGGGGATCACCGTCCACTGCACTCGGCACCACGAGGTCGCTCACGGCCTTGCGCATGTACCTCGTTAAATCGAGTGAGCCTTATGTCGCGCACGGCATCGCCTGGCTTTTGAGCACCCGAAAGGAATCCGGCGGTTTTTCCATGATGCCCGCATCCGTCGAAGATCCGGAGATCACGGCCTATGTCATTATGGCCTTAAACGGTCTTACCGAATACAGGAAATACTTGGACAACGCACTTGATTACCTCGAAGGCGCGCAACAAGCCGATGGATCGTATACAAGTGCCACACCCATCCAGTTTGATAACAAGCCGAAGAAGAACACCCAGACCGCCTGTTTCGTCGCCTGGGCGTTGTTAGAGATGAAATAG
- a CDS encoding site-specific integrase — protein MVEEDVLKRVRKVKLLEENNRRLRYLSKEECQALIDACADHLRPIVVTALNTGMRKGEILSLKWENVDLNHKFILLDRTKNGERREIPINATLRATLIGIKRRLDISHVFYDQLTGSSYGDIKNSFNGACKRAGINNFRFHDLRHTFASHLVMEGVDLTTVSRLLGHRDLTMTLRYSHLSPLHLSKAVDILDNVLNNNTNYTKTIQLRGIQG, from the coding sequence ATGGTTGAAGAGGATGTATTGAAACGGGTTCGCAAGGTAAAGCTACTCGAAGAGAACAACAGAAGATTGCGGTATCTTTCGAAGGAAGAATGTCAAGCTCTTATCGATGCATGTGCGGATCATTTAAGACCGATAGTCGTTACTGCCTTAAATACCGGCATGAGAAAGGGAGAGATCCTGTCCCTGAAATGGGAAAACGTAGACCTGAACCATAAGTTCATACTTCTCGACAGGACAAAGAATGGGGAGAGAAGGGAAATACCAATTAACGCTACCTTACGGGCAACGTTGATAGGGATAAAGAGGCGGTTAGATATTTCTCATGTGTTCTATGATCAATTAACAGGCTCATCCTATGGCGATATCAAGAACTCGTTTAACGGAGCCTGTAAACGTGCAGGGATTAATAATTTTCGCTTTCACGATCTAAGACACACCTTCGCTTCTCATCTTGTTATGGAAGGGGTAGACCTTACGACAGTCTCAAGGCTGCTAGGTCACAGAGACTTAACCATGACCTTGAGGTATTCGCACTTATCACCATTACACCTGTCAAAGGCGGTTGATATTTTGGACAACGTTCTTAACAACAATACGAACTATACAAAAACTATACAATTGAGAGGGATTCAAGGGTGA
- a CDS encoding tetratricopeptide repeat protein gives MNTTALPGFLVLTVSVLLISSCAVAPYKAYTGPDLPPDETALIERASIDIAIKSCDGTEVTSDAVTVLPGDHTLEMSFNEVGRYYARNTCFLKFTVEAGHTYRIDKRFSSIPETYEGFVVDQNTGKQVVSGCAYIPGNEKQMLAFVEKSIKEHPKNATLWAAKGNVLFNLKKYDEALSAFETAISLNPDFADAWAMKSSTLVFLKRYDEALISVDKAIQLRPNQMELERLKDAIMKALRLRTAGSHAARVTQVLR, from the coding sequence ATGAACACGACAGCGCTTCCTGGGTTTTTGGTTCTTACCGTGTCTGTTCTGCTGATTTCGTCTTGTGCCGTTGCCCCATATAAAGCTTACACGGGCCCGGATTTACCACCAGACGAAACCGCACTGATCGAACGAGCCTCTATAGATATAGCTATTAAAAGCTGTGATGGCACAGAGGTAACCTCGGATGCAGTCACAGTCTTACCCGGAGATCATACCCTTGAGATGTCTTTTAACGAGGTAGGAAGATATTACGCGAGGAACACCTGTTTTCTGAAATTCACCGTTGAAGCAGGACACACGTACCGTATAGATAAGAGGTTTTCGTCCATCCCTGAAACGTATGAAGGATTTGTTGTTGATCAAAACACCGGAAAGCAGGTTGTGTCTGGTTGCGCCTACATCCCAGGAAACGAGAAGCAAATGCTGGCGTTCGTGGAAAAATCTATTAAGGAACATCCGAAGAATGCGACCCTTTGGGCGGCCAAAGGCAACGTACTCTTCAACCTGAAAAAGTATGATGAGGCCCTCTCAGCTTTTGAAACCGCGATCTCGCTTAATCCCGATTTCGCCGACGCATGGGCAATGAAGAGCTCGACCCTTGTATTCCTAAAACGATACGATGAGGCATTGATCTCCGTTGACAAAGCCATCCAACTCCGCCCAAATCAAATGGAATTAGAACGATTGAAGGACGCCATCATGAAGGCTTTGAGGCTAAGGACGGCAGGTAGCCATGCAGCGCGGGTCACGCAGGTCTTGCGCTAG
- a CDS encoding IS1595 family transposase has protein sequence MNINLIDLVEQYKGDESKCRSYIESLKWPNGVICPRCGSPKVYRTAKSGHKFDCEACRYQFTATANTIFHDSHLPIWKWFLAIYLMTESKKGMSANQLKRTLGVSYKTAWYLCHRIRKAMQEATESKPKLKGVVEVDETYVGGNYDPRRKRARHDKQAVIGLLERKGKFESKTIPTNGARILVGIIKDRVDKTATVMTDEARGYKRIDGEYKHESVKHRNEEWRRGNAYTNGVESAWSLFNRSIVGSYHQISSKHMDAYLDEFDWRFNNRENPYLFEDTMIRLLNTPQMEFKELIDKTA, from the coding sequence ATGAATATTAATTTAATTGATCTCGTTGAGCAATACAAGGGTGATGAATCTAAATGCCGCTCGTATATCGAATCTCTAAAGTGGCCTAATGGTGTCATATGTCCTCGTTGCGGCTCGCCTAAAGTCTATAGAACGGCTAAGAGCGGCCATAAATTTGATTGTGAAGCCTGTAGGTATCAGTTCACGGCTACTGCTAATACAATCTTCCATGATTCTCATTTGCCTATCTGGAAATGGTTTCTTGCCATTTATCTTATGACAGAGAGCAAGAAGGGAATGTCGGCCAACCAATTGAAAAGGACTCTTGGCGTGAGCTACAAGACAGCTTGGTATCTTTGCCATAGGATCAGAAAGGCTATGCAAGAGGCAACAGAAAGCAAACCAAAACTGAAGGGTGTTGTTGAGGTAGACGAAACTTATGTTGGCGGCAATTATGATCCGAGAAGAAAGAGAGCGAGACACGATAAACAGGCAGTAATAGGGTTGCTTGAAAGAAAGGGTAAGTTTGAATCTAAGACCATTCCCACTAATGGGGCCAGAATCCTTGTGGGGATCATCAAGGATCGCGTAGATAAGACCGCTACGGTTATGACGGACGAGGCCAGGGGATACAAAAGGATTGACGGCGAATACAAGCACGAATCTGTTAAACACAGAAACGAAGAATGGAGAAGGGGCAACGCTTACACCAACGGCGTAGAAAGCGCATGGTCGCTTTTCAATCGTTCTATCGTAGGTTCTTACCATCAGATTAGTTCTAAGCATATGGATGCATACCTTGATGAGTTTGATTGGAGATTCAATAACAGGGAGAATCCGTACCTGTTTGAAGACACCATGATAAGGCTTTTGAATACCCCACAGATGGAGTTTAAGGAATTGATAGACAAGACGGCTTGA
- a CDS encoding PEP-CTERM sorting domain-containing protein (PEP-CTERM proteins occur, often in large numbers, in the proteomes of bacteria that also encode an exosortase, a predicted intramembrane cysteine proteinase. The presence of a PEP-CTERM domain at a protein's C-terminus predicts cleavage within the sorting domain, followed by covalent anchoring to some some component of the (usually Gram-negative) cell surface. Many PEP-CTERM proteins exhibit an unusual sequence composition that includes large numbers of potential glycosylation sites. Expression of one such protein has been shown restore the ability of a bacterium to form floc, a type of biofilm.) has protein sequence MKHEPTYTREIESGVTGILKTAGSPGTRIIICLVAVLFVCLTAATSFASWSVQFSQDQVWGNHSDKLDKIEIFDVSSTGGNMENPGMGQFSKGSWTVDMPNSNYSVATESGVNNFSWNVYLSGTSTSPTSNPITLAALAYIKNQGGYYGTWMTYTASTQTWTFATIQNLNLNDPRFNRTASAVPVPSTVLLLVTGFLSLAGLRKKLKE, from the coding sequence ATGAAACACGAACCAACATATACGAGAGAAATTGAATCCGGTGTCACAGGGATTTTGAAAACCGCTGGCTCGCCCGGGACCAGGATAATCATCTGCCTCGTGGCGGTTCTCTTTGTGTGCCTCACTGCCGCCACATCCTTCGCCTCGTGGTCTGTGCAGTTCTCCCAGGACCAGGTATGGGGCAACCATTCCGACAAATTAGACAAGATCGAGATATTCGATGTCTCGAGCACCGGCGGCAACATGGAAAACCCCGGCATGGGCCAATTCTCAAAGGGTTCATGGACGGTTGACATGCCCAATAGTAACTATTCGGTCGCTACCGAATCGGGCGTTAACAATTTCAGCTGGAACGTTTACCTTTCTGGAACCTCAACCAGTCCAACCTCCAATCCGATCACACTCGCTGCTCTGGCCTACATCAAAAACCAGGGCGGCTACTACGGGACCTGGATGACATACACCGCCTCAACGCAAACCTGGACCTTCGCGACTATACAGAACCTGAACCTCAACGATCCGCGTTTCAACAGAACCGCTTCCGCCGTGCCCGTTCCTTCGACGGTCCTTCTGCTCGTGACGGGCTTTTTAAGCCTTGCCGGATTACGGAAGAAATTAAAAGAGTAA
- a CDS encoding bacteriohemerythrin: MMPVIVWSDEKFSVNIEMIDKQHKKMIDMINELLEAVQAKQENNILAQLLIKLVNYTHYHFSTEERYFKIYNYPDTTVHKAQHDHLREQVAALDERYYSGQKMITGEVMGLLNDWLADHIIGSDRKFGSFLKGKGAF, translated from the coding sequence ATGATGCCGGTAATAGTATGGAGCGACGAAAAGTTTTCCGTAAATATCGAGATGATCGACAAGCAGCACAAAAAGATGATCGACATGATCAATGAGCTGCTTGAAGCCGTTCAAGCCAAACAGGAAAATAATATTCTTGCGCAATTACTCATCAAGCTCGTTAATTACACCCATTATCATTTTTCCACAGAGGAAAGGTACTTCAAGATATACAACTACCCGGACACGACCGTCCACAAGGCGCAGCACGATCACTTGCGCGAGCAAGTGGCGGCGCTGGACGAAAGATATTATTCAGGACAAAAGATGATAACCGGCGAGGTCATGGGTCTGCTTAACGACTGGCTGGCCGATCACATCATCGGGTCGGATCGCAAATTCGGTTCGTTCTTAAAAGGAAAAGGCGCTTTTTGA
- a CDS encoding DUF3047 domain-containing protein — MPQSNVSTKLKVLSTLVLFVFVAFLMLTTEIKAAEPFHITFQGDEADKFPAGWEATNNDSAAKIYTVKVEGGKKFLHADAHAQAMQVGVEHSFALRELPEFEWQWRALIFPEGTDEREKSHNDSVLAIYVVFGHWPFLSSIKYIWSDTLPVGTTFNSPTSASTKVVVVRSGRAQANEWITEKRNLLNDYRQLFGEKEKNPTASGIAVLTDADNTGTHASADYGDMEVFAPNGQDPRL; from the coding sequence ATGCCACAATCGAACGTGTCGACAAAGCTTAAGGTACTATCAACACTTGTGCTCTTTGTGTTCGTTGCGTTCCTGATGCTCACGACTGAGATTAAGGCAGCTGAGCCCTTTCACATAACGTTTCAGGGGGATGAAGCGGACAAGTTTCCTGCCGGTTGGGAGGCCACAAATAATGACAGTGCTGCGAAGATCTACACTGTGAAGGTCGAGGGCGGAAAGAAATTTCTCCATGCCGACGCCCATGCTCAAGCCATGCAAGTTGGCGTGGAACATAGCTTCGCCTTAAGAGAGCTGCCCGAATTCGAGTGGCAGTGGCGGGCGCTCATCTTCCCGGAGGGTACCGACGAACGGGAGAAGAGCCACAACGACAGCGTTCTTGCCATCTATGTTGTCTTCGGTCATTGGCCGTTTTTGAGCTCCATCAAATATATCTGGAGTGACACACTTCCCGTGGGAACGACGTTCAACTCGCCCACATCAGCGAGCACAAAGGTCGTTGTGGTGAGAAGCGGAAGGGCTCAAGCGAATGAGTGGATCACGGAAAAGCGCAATCTCCTTAACGATTACAGACAGCTCTTTGGGGAAAAAGAAAAGAACCCCACGGCGAGTGGCATTGCCGTTCTCACAGACGCCGATAATACTGGCACGCATGCAAGCGCGGATTACGGGGACATGGAGGTCTTCGCACCAAACGGGCAGGATCCACGGCTATGA